The following proteins come from a genomic window of Nitrososphaerales archaeon:
- the pyrB gene encoding aspartate carbamoyltransferase — MKNNLYGRDIVSIKEFSRDDLEFLFKSTEKLSDMQQSEKRELARGRILGYLFFEPSTRTRLSFEAAMATIGGSSMGIADARSSSLEKGESLADTVRVIDQYSDVIVLRNQLDGSSRFAAEVAEKPVINAGSGTEEHPTQAMLDLYTIWKEKRRIDGLRIGIVGDLKYGRTVYSLIYGLTNYSAQIHLIAPPLLKIRKESIFNVEKKIKIYEHEAIDDVIKDLDVLYVTRIQRERFPDVQEYEKVKGSYVINSKILENAKSDVIVMHPLPRLDEISHDVDNKPNAKYFEQVSYGKNLRATLLAMVLNEELDW, encoded by the coding sequence ATGAAGAACAACCTATACGGTAGGGATATAGTTTCAATAAAAGAGTTCAGCAGAGACGATCTGGAGTTTCTGTTTAAATCAACGGAGAAATTAAGCGATATGCAGCAGAGCGAAAAAAGAGAACTCGCTAGAGGAAGAATACTTGGATATCTTTTCTTTGAGCCTAGCACGCGAACAAGACTCAGCTTCGAAGCCGCTATGGCAACCATAGGTGGCAGTTCTATGGGTATTGCTGACGCTAGATCATCTTCACTGGAAAAAGGGGAAAGTTTAGCTGATACGGTTAGAGTGATCGATCAGTATTCAGATGTTATAGTGTTGAGAAACCAGCTGGACGGCTCAAGCAGGTTTGCGGCAGAGGTTGCAGAGAAGCCCGTAATAAATGCTGGAAGTGGTACTGAAGAGCATCCAACACAGGCGATGCTTGACCTTTATACAATTTGGAAGGAAAAGAGAAGGATAGATGGATTACGTATAGGAATTGTTGGCGATCTAAAGTATGGAAGAACTGTATATTCGCTAATTTATGGTTTGACAAATTACAGCGCTCAAATACATTTGATCGCTCCACCATTGCTCAAGATAAGAAAGGAATCGATTTTCAATGTGGAAAAGAAGATCAAGATATATGAACATGAAGCGATTGATGATGTAATTAAGGATCTTGATGTTTTGTATGTCACAAGGATACAGAGAGAAAGGTTTCCTGATGTGCAGGAGTATGAAAAAGTGAAGGGAAGTTATGTTATAAATTCAAAAATACTGGAAAATGCTAAGAGTGATGTTATCGTAATGCACCCATTACCAAGGCTTGATGAAATAAGTCATGACGTTGATAATAAACCAAATGCGAAGTATTTCGAGCAAGTGTCGTATGGAAAGAACCTCAGGGCCACGCTGCTTGCCATGGTTCTAAACGAGGAGTTGGACTGGTAA
- a CDS encoding adenosylcobalamin-dependent ribonucleoside-diphosphate reductase: MRGWRELTTDVFNSDLTTVISKIRKRDGRVVDFQSSKISNAIYKALVATKRADYPLADRLAAKVVQRLVKQGYDENVVPSVEDVQDIVESVLIEEGLSETAKSYILYRHERRKIREEKMKILERTSFDDVDKAFSVNSLRVLASRYLLRDANGKIIESPKELFERIAITITIPDLMRDARIFGLKAGVKQNIEEITEYMQRIDEFDKKYKIGSYVLNKWHVETMLTIYKDLSGQGQMKVTATELLQMLGEGKFDEYAKRVDEYKDLMVQGNFLPNSPTLMNAGARLGQLSACFVLDMKDDMYHIMKSSTDAALIFKSGGGVGINYSDLRPEGDMVASTSGVASGPTSFMRIIDTVTDVVKQGGKRRGANMGILEVWHPDVERFVTAKTTPGVFENFNVSVGIWEDFWDAIKNRSKYPLRNPRTGAIVKHIDANQLIDLIALSAWKSAEPGVLFFDNMNRYNVMKRAQGFIRATNPCGEQSLYPYESCNLGSINLANLVKRRADGEFEFDWQRYEQIIRLTTRFLDNVIDANKYPVAEIDIASKLSRRIGLGIMGLADLLFKLKIPYSSREGYELMSKLAEALTYYSMEESVELARTRGAFPMFNDSDYVYGKLPIAGYYELPKSKHSYDWDSLIDKIMRFGIRNSQTTTIAPTGTLSMIADCSNGVEPIFALVFEKRVTVGRFFYTNKIFDEVLKENGLYSDELLEKISDNYGSIRHLDGIPEWMQRVFVTAMDIHWADHLMAQAVWQQWITNAIAKTINMPNDVTAEDVKCSYLLAHELGLKGVTVYRDGSRHQQVLHITSDSKEKNFEVLPSDYVVDYIMNNVKDKFVHSEVEKILKPKNGHTYAKQMVPHKDEEEPCPICNGKIAYIEGCNCCIECGWSSCVSG; encoded by the coding sequence ATGAGGGGATGGCGGGAACTGACGACCGATGTGTTTAATTCAGATTTAACTACAGTAATCAGCAAGATAAGAAAGCGTGATGGCCGAGTCGTAGACTTTCAAAGTTCGAAGATTTCTAACGCGATCTATAAAGCTCTTGTAGCCACGAAGAGGGCTGACTATCCGTTGGCGGATAGATTGGCTGCTAAAGTTGTGCAGAGACTTGTGAAGCAGGGATATGATGAAAACGTTGTGCCAAGTGTAGAGGACGTACAGGATATCGTCGAGTCTGTGCTTATAGAAGAGGGTCTTTCCGAAACAGCCAAGTCCTATATTTTGTACCGGCACGAGAGGCGCAAGATAAGAGAGGAGAAGATGAAGATCCTAGAGCGCACCTCATTTGACGACGTTGACAAGGCTTTCAGCGTCAACTCGTTGCGTGTGCTTGCGTCTAGGTACCTGTTAAGGGATGCCAATGGAAAGATAATTGAAAGCCCTAAGGAGCTCTTCGAACGCATTGCAATAACAATTACTATACCAGACCTGATGCGGGATGCTAGAATATTTGGTCTTAAGGCTGGTGTGAAACAGAACATAGAAGAGATAACAGAATACATGCAACGTATAGATGAATTCGACAAAAAATACAAGATTGGATCATATGTTTTGAACAAATGGCATGTCGAAACCATGCTGACGATCTATAAGGATCTGTCAGGACAGGGTCAGATGAAGGTAACTGCAACTGAATTATTGCAGATGCTAGGAGAGGGAAAGTTCGATGAATATGCGAAGCGTGTAGATGAATACAAGGATCTAATGGTTCAAGGAAACTTCTTACCCAATTCACCAACGTTAATGAATGCAGGCGCAAGGCTAGGGCAGCTCTCAGCCTGTTTCGTTCTGGATATGAAGGACGACATGTACCATATCATGAAGTCGTCTACAGATGCTGCGCTCATCTTCAAATCTGGTGGGGGTGTTGGTATTAACTACTCCGACCTGAGACCTGAAGGCGATATGGTGGCATCTACATCTGGCGTTGCATCAGGACCAACATCCTTCATGCGTATCATCGATACGGTAACAGATGTGGTTAAACAAGGCGGGAAGAGGAGAGGAGCAAACATGGGCATCCTAGAGGTTTGGCACCCCGATGTGGAAAGGTTCGTAACTGCCAAGACCACACCCGGGGTGTTTGAGAACTTCAATGTAAGTGTAGGCATATGGGAAGACTTTTGGGATGCTATTAAGAACAGGTCCAAGTATCCGTTAAGAAATCCAAGAACAGGGGCAATTGTTAAGCATATAGATGCAAATCAGCTAATTGACCTTATCGCTCTTAGTGCATGGAAGAGCGCAGAGCCAGGCGTTTTGTTCTTCGACAACATGAATAGGTACAACGTCATGAAGAGAGCCCAAGGATTTATCAGGGCTACAAATCCATGTGGCGAACAGAGCCTGTATCCATACGAGTCATGCAATCTGGGCTCCATCAACCTTGCAAACCTTGTAAAACGCAGAGCCGATGGAGAGTTTGAATTTGATTGGCAGCGATACGAGCAGATAATAAGATTAACCACCAGATTCCTTGACAATGTTATCGATGCAAACAAGTATCCAGTAGCGGAGATCGATATTGCCTCCAAGCTTTCAAGGAGGATAGGTTTGGGCATAATGGGACTTGCAGACCTTCTTTTCAAACTAAAGATCCCATATAGCTCTAGGGAAGGCTATGAACTGATGTCAAAGCTAGCAGAAGCCTTGACATATTATAGCATGGAAGAAAGTGTTGAGCTCGCAAGGACGCGCGGAGCATTTCCAATGTTTAATGATTCAGATTATGTATATGGAAAATTGCCTATTGCAGGATACTACGAGCTTCCAAAGAGCAAGCATTCCTATGACTGGGACTCGCTGATCGATAAGATAATGCGCTTTGGCATAAGGAACTCGCAGACAACCACAATTGCTCCAACTGGAACGCTATCTATGATTGCGGATTGCTCCAACGGTGTAGAACCAATATTTGCTCTCGTATTCGAGAAGAGGGTAACTGTAGGAAGGTTCTTCTACACAAACAAGATATTCGATGAAGTGCTGAAAGAGAATGGTCTGTATAGTGACGAACTTTTGGAGAAAATATCGGACAACTACGGATCTATACGTCATCTTGACGGCATACCTGAATGGATGCAGAGGGTCTTCGTTACTGCAATGGACATCCACTGGGCAGACCATCTGATGGCGCAGGCAGTATGGCAGCAATGGATAACAAATGCAATTGCAAAGACGATAAACATGCCAAATGATGTTACAGCAGAGGACGTAAAATGTTCGTACCTACTAGCACACGAGCTTGGTCTCAAGGGTGTAACTGTGTACAGAGATGGTTCAAGACATCAACAGGTATTGCATATAACAAGCGACTCTAAAGAAAAGAACTTTGAAGTGCTTCCAAGCGATTACGTAGTTGATTATATAATGAACAACGTAAAGGACAAGTTTGTACATTCGGAGGTTGAGAAGATACTCAAACCGAAGAATGGTCATACTTATGCAAAGCAAATGGTTCCACACAAGGATGAAGAGGAACCATGTCCTATATGCAATGGTAAAATTGCATACATAGAAGGATGCAACTGCTGCATCGAGTGCGGCTGGAGCAGCTGCGTCTCAGGCTGA